A genomic stretch from Chitinophaga agri includes:
- a CDS encoding SusD/RagB family nutrient-binding outer membrane lipoprotein, which yields MKKTLIKIGCFIALTIGVAGCNSQLDDYYVDPDKTTNPTIEKLFSSILDNNRARPNYTEMREIVLPMCAAYCQTAACDNKEERWIQTVNPVEALWNDYYTPSNQSTDINYNTGNGVMAQYRTMQRLYSNLPLDERPNFTIFMMAGKALLLDQTAQMIDLFGDIPYTQAGSLDMSNTISNAAFQNQKQLYDSVLIGLKDIADWFTATTPNAVAAASFSAQDYLMKGSIDKWRRYVNSIRLRYLMRVSRVDVDEARAKTEIQEILSNPILYPLVDGDGVGDNYNPANTDILLYQLTNYNNQPSDAFRQIRAQMAPEYMLNNVMIPANDPRIPFMFDKNTRNDGTPNRWYRAMSQTEVNQADSVNNYAIWDSTTYLTNAKLPGIYMSAPEVNFLKAEAFERWGLTGGTAQNSYELAIRQAIAFMNFLHNINNNQIEPLTQPSTATVSTFLLQPSIAYTGNSEARLEKIYTQKWLHFNVLQGRQAWAEYRRTGYPRITVIPSTRPGYELPPTRFMYPASEVAYNSSYKDVRDKDHRDTKIFWMGE from the coding sequence ATGAAAAAAACATTAATTAAAATAGGTTGTTTTATCGCGCTGACCATCGGTGTTGCGGGATGTAACAGTCAGCTTGATGATTACTATGTGGATCCTGATAAGACCACAAACCCTACCATCGAAAAACTTTTTTCCTCTATACTGGACAATAACCGTGCAAGGCCGAACTATACGGAAATGCGCGAGATCGTCCTCCCTATGTGTGCTGCCTACTGCCAGACCGCTGCCTGCGATAACAAGGAAGAGCGCTGGATCCAGACGGTAAACCCGGTGGAAGCACTGTGGAACGACTACTACACGCCAAGCAACCAGAGTACCGATATCAACTATAACACTGGTAACGGGGTGATGGCACAGTATCGTACTATGCAGCGCCTGTATAGCAATCTGCCACTCGATGAGCGTCCAAACTTCACCATCTTCATGATGGCGGGTAAGGCGCTGTTACTGGACCAGACTGCACAGATGATCGATCTGTTCGGTGACATCCCTTACACACAGGCAGGTTCACTCGATATGAGCAACACCATCTCCAACGCTGCTTTCCAGAATCAGAAACAGCTATATGATAGTGTGCTGATCGGCCTGAAAGATATCGCTGACTGGTTTACCGCTACTACACCAAATGCTGTTGCTGCTGCTTCTTTCAGCGCACAGGACTATCTGATGAAAGGTAGTATCGATAAATGGCGCCGTTACGTAAACTCTATCCGTTTACGTTATCTGATGCGTGTCTCCAGAGTTGATGTAGATGAGGCAAGAGCAAAAACTGAAATACAGGAGATCCTGAGCAATCCGATCCTGTATCCACTGGTAGATGGTGACGGTGTTGGTGATAACTATAATCCTGCTAACACGGATATCCTGTTGTATCAGCTGACAAACTACAACAACCAGCCATCCGATGCGTTCAGACAGATCAGGGCACAAATGGCGCCTGAGTATATGCTGAATAATGTGATGATACCTGCAAACGATCCGCGTATTCCTTTCATGTTTGATAAGAATACCCGTAACGATGGTACGCCAAACAGATGGTACCGCGCGATGAGCCAGACAGAAGTAAACCAGGCAGATAGTGTTAACAACTATGCCATCTGGGATTCTACTACTTACCTGACCAACGCAAAACTCCCAGGTATCTATATGTCAGCGCCTGAAGTAAACTTCCTGAAAGCGGAAGCATTTGAACGCTGGGGCTTAACAGGAGGAACTGCACAGAATAGTTATGAACTGGCTATTCGTCAGGCAATTGCTTTCATGAACTTCCTGCACAATATTAATAATAACCAGATCGAGCCGCTGACACAGCCTTCTACTGCAACGGTTTCTACCTTCCTCTTACAGCCAAGTATTGCCTACACCGGCAATTCCGAGGCCAGACTGGAGAAGATATACACGCAGAAGTGGCTCCACTTCAACGTATTGCAGGGTCGTCAGGCATGGGCTGAATACCGTCGTACCGGTTATCCGCGTATTACGGTGATTCCATCTACACGTCCGGGTTACGAACTGCCTCCAACCAGGTTTATGTATCCTGCGAGTGAGGTGGCTTATAACTCCAGCTACAAAGATGTTAGAGACAAAGATCATCGGGACACAAAAATTTTCTGGATGGGAGAATAA
- a CDS encoding RagB/SusD family nutrient uptake outer membrane protein has translation MKRFKKIAAYTLLSFLPLFADSCTDLSENVYDEIITDDFYNNKNEVISAVLRPYTHANAWTTPGQSGWWRLSELSADQLAWPVKGRHGYDDGNWIRLHYHTWTPDDGPMYDCWNLIWTGLGFCTDAIENIEKRDAGAMGLTQEEKDAYTSELRMLRAFHYLRALDLWGNVPIVTQIGTPTSPETKTRQEVFEFVEKEIKDNIEKAPLLSRSLLGRMSKAGGYAMLVELYLNAEKWVGTPRWDDCIAAANKLINNEAGGMNGALALDPNITDTYKPRNDLSREIIFSIAYEYTQSDFAPQWPGDFYHFNQNKINGNPITGNDGVVVIPGVYTTFDDADKRKKEWILEGVQYMYGTQDTVIADGGNEYDGKPLVFVDNIRKNKQNSTQSDMTQGEENSGVRFNKYKLGPINSDGYNSTDWAVYRLSWVYFAKAEALMRKNGKAPVQEAVDLVNACRIRAFDPAVWEQHKYTIATLTMDELLAELGREFIFEGYRRQELIRWDKFTTASWWDHKPTNSKNQELFAVPQRQRNINPNLKQNPGYHL, from the coding sequence ATGAAACGATTTAAAAAAATAGCCGCATATACTTTACTGTCCTTTCTGCCATTATTTGCAGATAGCTGTACAGACCTTTCAGAAAATGTGTATGATGAGATCATCACAGATGACTTTTATAACAACAAGAACGAAGTAATATCCGCCGTATTAAGACCATATACACATGCGAATGCATGGACCACGCCGGGACAAAGCGGCTGGTGGCGTTTGAGTGAATTGTCGGCCGATCAGCTGGCATGGCCGGTAAAAGGTCGTCACGGTTATGATGACGGAAACTGGATCCGACTGCATTATCATACCTGGACACCTGACGACGGACCGATGTATGACTGCTGGAACCTGATATGGACAGGGCTCGGCTTCTGTACGGATGCGATCGAGAATATTGAGAAACGAGACGCGGGTGCGATGGGGCTGACGCAGGAAGAGAAAGATGCCTATACTTCCGAATTACGCATGCTGCGTGCATTCCATTATCTGAGGGCGCTGGACCTGTGGGGGAATGTGCCGATCGTGACACAGATAGGTACACCTACCAGTCCGGAAACAAAGACCAGACAGGAAGTATTTGAATTCGTAGAGAAAGAGATCAAAGACAATATCGAAAAGGCACCGCTATTATCCAGATCATTGCTGGGACGTATGTCAAAAGCAGGTGGCTATGCAATGCTGGTAGAGTTATACCTGAACGCAGAGAAATGGGTAGGTACACCACGCTGGGATGATTGTATCGCTGCTGCAAATAAGCTGATCAACAATGAAGCGGGCGGTATGAATGGTGCATTGGCGCTTGATCCGAATATCACGGATACGTATAAGCCAAGAAATGACCTTTCCAGAGAGATCATCTTCTCCATTGCATATGAGTATACCCAGTCTGATTTTGCGCCACAGTGGCCTGGTGATTTCTACCACTTCAACCAGAACAAGATCAACGGTAATCCTATTACGGGTAATGATGGAGTAGTGGTTATTCCGGGTGTATATACAACCTTCGACGATGCAGATAAACGCAAGAAGGAATGGATACTGGAAGGTGTGCAATATATGTATGGCACACAGGATACGGTTATTGCAGACGGTGGTAATGAATACGATGGCAAACCGCTCGTTTTTGTGGATAACATCCGTAAGAATAAACAGAACAGTACCCAGTCTGATATGACCCAGGGCGAAGAGAACAGCGGTGTACGTTTCAATAAGTATAAACTCGGCCCTATCAACAGTGATGGTTACAACAGCACTGACTGGGCGGTTTACCGTTTATCATGGGTCTATTTTGCGAAAGCAGAAGCCCTGATGCGTAAGAATGGTAAGGCACCTGTACAGGAAGCCGTAGACCTGGTGAATGCCTGCAGGATACGTGCATTCGATCCGGCAGTATGGGAGCAGCATAAGTATACTATTGCTACGCTCACAATGGATGAGCTGCTGGCAGAACTGGGACGTGAGTTCATATTTGAAGGATATCGCCGTCAGGAGCTGATACGCTGGGATAAGTTTACAACTGCATCCTGGTGGGACCATAAGCCTACAAATAGTAAAAACCAGGAGTTGTTCGCAGTGCCACAAAGGCAGCGTAACATTAACCCGAATCTGAAACAGAATCCGGGTTATCACTTATAA
- a CDS encoding SusC/RagA family TonB-linked outer membrane protein, whose translation MKRGLSFVTRVGLYSLGMLFLSLMAVAQNRTITGKVTDAQGNTPLPGVTVQVKGTSKGTQTGPDGTYKLEAPDSATTLIFTFVGYKRTEQQISTAGATNVSLPPDVTALKDVVVVGYGTQKKSEVTSAVTSINAEEFRQSGARNAMDLVQGKVAGLQITRQGGTNPNSGVTLQLRGVTSLTGSSSPLVVIDGIPGGNLDLLQQDDIASISVLKDGSAAAIYGTQANGGVILITTKRGKSGPTRVDYNSYVRKEFVQRRPKFLTPDQYAAKLASGEIIATDKGHRTDFVDLLVDHGNLTQNHNLSFSGGNESTTYRASVYYQDLQGIMKANTRQQYGGRLSLNTRGLNDKLSAQFNLASNFNKADLLGGGGALQGYYTFNPTYSPWNDDGTWYFERTSTNELARLHQETNRRQQQTTSGDAKVSLDMVKGLRASLFGSVQRDSYIDGAYRQLASESSVEDYQSSGFASQNSELKIKYAVEPTLEYNIRVHDDHNITAIAGYSYRYEVNQGFNASNYGFVNDLLEENNLEDGIQLGLGKAKMESYKNDNTLIAFFGRVNYSYKDKYLASLILRREGSSRFGVNNKWGNFPAASIGWNLSKEDFMSEVTFIDDLKLRAGYGVTGNSGIDNYSSLVTMGKGGTYINPDGIWRQTYGPNKNPNPNLKWEKKAEYNIGVDYSMFKGRLSGSIDVYRRVTTDVLETFDSQLPPFVTDKIYANVGTISGRGLEITVSGAPVKNKHFSWNADLAFSTARTTLDKFSNDIYKIARKEYGEIGGYGALGYAIRTYEHDRLGNFYGKRFAGFTEDGKWLFYKKDGTTARPEDINREEDYAVIGNAIPKYYLSLTNTFRYKGFDLRVFMRGKFGYDVLNTMEMFYGTKQSLPNNVLETAFTKHAQLKDSYQYSDYYLEKGGYMKLDEVTIGYTVPLHGNKWVKNVRFYLTGSNLATITKYTGNDPDFIKDTGLNPGIDAINTSDERTPYLSTRGFLAGLSVSF comes from the coding sequence ATGAAGAGAGGGTTGTCATTTGTTACCCGGGTGGGCCTGTACAGCTTAGGGATGTTATTCCTGTCGCTGATGGCCGTTGCCCAAAACCGGACCATCACCGGTAAAGTTACTGATGCGCAGGGAAACACACCATTGCCGGGCGTCACCGTTCAGGTCAAAGGTACCAGCAAAGGGACACAGACCGGTCCTGATGGTACCTATAAACTGGAAGCACCAGATAGTGCCACTACATTGATTTTTACTTTCGTCGGATATAAAAGAACAGAACAGCAGATCAGTACTGCGGGTGCAACGAATGTGAGTTTGCCGCCCGATGTGACAGCATTGAAAGATGTTGTCGTTGTAGGTTACGGTACACAAAAGAAATCTGAAGTGACTTCCGCAGTGACCTCCATCAATGCTGAAGAATTCCGTCAGAGTGGTGCGCGTAATGCTATGGACCTTGTACAGGGTAAAGTAGCCGGTTTACAGATCACCCGCCAGGGGGGAACAAACCCGAATTCAGGTGTCACCCTGCAGTTGCGCGGTGTAACATCCCTGACTGGTAGTTCTTCTCCTCTGGTTGTCATCGATGGTATTCCGGGTGGTAACCTGGATCTGTTACAACAGGATGATATTGCTTCCATCTCTGTACTGAAAGATGGTTCTGCTGCAGCTATTTACGGTACACAGGCCAACGGTGGTGTAATATTAATTACCACCAAACGTGGTAAATCTGGCCCTACCCGTGTAGATTACAACAGTTATGTACGTAAGGAGTTTGTACAGCGTCGTCCGAAATTTCTGACGCCCGATCAATACGCGGCGAAGCTGGCCAGTGGCGAGATCATCGCTACCGATAAAGGCCATCGTACTGATTTTGTAGACCTGCTTGTAGATCATGGCAATCTTACACAGAATCATAACCTGTCATTCTCCGGTGGTAATGAAAGTACAACGTATCGTGCCAGTGTTTACTACCAGGACCTGCAGGGTATTATGAAAGCCAATACGCGTCAGCAGTATGGCGGCCGTCTGAGTCTCAATACCAGAGGTCTGAACGACAAACTGAGTGCGCAGTTCAACCTGGCCAGCAACTTCAATAAAGCAGACCTCCTGGGTGGCGGTGGCGCCCTGCAGGGATATTATACATTCAACCCCACCTACTCTCCATGGAATGACGATGGTACCTGGTACTTTGAACGCACCAGTACCAACGAACTGGCCCGTTTACACCAGGAAACTAACAGGCGCCAGCAGCAAACAACTTCCGGTGATGCAAAGGTATCGCTGGACATGGTGAAAGGCCTCAGAGCATCCCTGTTTGGTTCTGTACAACGTGATAGTTATATCGATGGTGCCTACAGACAATTAGCATCTGAATCATCGGTAGAAGATTATCAGTCTTCCGGTTTTGCTTCTCAGAACAGTGAGCTGAAAATTAAATACGCAGTAGAGCCTACACTCGAATATAATATCCGCGTGCACGACGATCATAACATCACCGCGATCGCCGGTTACAGCTACCGTTATGAAGTGAACCAGGGCTTTAATGCCAGTAACTATGGCTTTGTAAATGACCTGCTGGAAGAAAATAACCTGGAAGATGGTATTCAGCTTGGATTAGGTAAAGCCAAGATGGAAAGCTATAAAAATGATAACACACTGATCGCATTCTTCGGCAGGGTGAACTACTCCTATAAAGATAAATACCTCGCAAGTTTAATATTGCGCCGTGAAGGTTCTTCCCGCTTTGGTGTGAACAACAAATGGGGAAACTTCCCTGCTGCTTCCATCGGATGGAACCTGAGCAAGGAAGACTTCATGAGTGAAGTGACCTTTATCGATGACCTGAAACTGAGAGCAGGTTATGGTGTCACTGGTAACTCAGGTATTGATAACTACAGCTCACTGGTTACCATGGGAAAAGGCGGTACCTACATCAATCCCGATGGTATCTGGCGCCAGACATATGGTCCCAACAAGAACCCTAATCCGAACCTGAAATGGGAAAAGAAAGCGGAGTATAACATCGGTGTGGACTACAGCATGTTCAAAGGCCGCTTATCAGGTTCCATTGACGTATACAGAAGGGTGACAACCGACGTACTCGAAACCTTCGACTCACAACTTCCTCCATTTGTAACAGACAAGATCTATGCGAATGTCGGTACTATCTCCGGTCGTGGTCTGGAGATCACTGTCAGCGGTGCACCCGTTAAAAACAAACACTTCTCCTGGAATGCGGATCTCGCATTCAGTACAGCACGTACTACACTGGATAAATTCTCCAATGACATCTATAAAATTGCCCGTAAAGAGTATGGGGAAATAGGTGGCTATGGTGCATTGGGTTACGCCATCAGAACCTATGAACACGACCGCCTCGGCAACTTCTACGGTAAACGTTTCGCCGGATTTACAGAAGATGGTAAATGGCTGTTTTACAAGAAAGACGGTACCACTGCACGTCCGGAAGATATCAACAGGGAAGAGGACTATGCAGTGATCGGTAACGCAATACCTAAATATTATCTGTCACTGACCAACACCTTCCGCTACAAAGGATTTGACCTGCGGGTATTCATGCGCGGTAAGTTCGGATATGATGTGCTGAACACCATGGAAATGTTCTACGGTACAAAGCAGTCATTGCCTAATAATGTACTGGAAACTGCTTTCACAAAACATGCACAGCTGAAGGATAGCTATCAGTATTCTGACTACTACCTGGAGAAAGGTGGTTACATGAAACTGGATGAAGTGACCATTGGTTATACCGTACCACTGCATGGAAATAAATGGGTGAAAAACGTGCGTTTCTATCTGACTGGTTCTAACCTGGCGACCATCACCAAATATACAGGTAATGATCCTGACTTTATTAAAGACACTGGGCTGAATCCAGGTATCGATGCGATCAATACCAGCGATGAGCGTACCCCTTATCTGAGCACCAGAGGCTTCCTGGCCGGTTTGAGTGTAAGTTTCTAA
- the dinB gene encoding DNA polymerase IV, translating to MESETNRKQRKIIHIDMDAFYASVEQRDHPEYRGKAIAVGGSPEGRGGVVATASYEARKFGVRSAMPSKRALQLCPEIIFVRPRFDVYKEASRKIREIFARHTDMIEPLSLDEAFLDVTEDKQQIGSAIEIAKLIKQAIRDELQLTASAGVSVNKFVAKIASDLNKPDGLTFIGPSSIEAFMEKLPVEKFFGVGKVTADKMKRMGLHTGADLKRLSEHDLKQHFGKPGAFYYKIVRGIDDREVQPHRETKSMGAEDTFPFDLTKAEEMFAELEKITHTVVERLKRYGLKGRTITLKIKYSDFRQITRNQSYPFPVGDFEKILDTAKQLLLATEPEDKPVRLLGISLSNFGDLIPVTGKTGNPAQLSLFDFNE from the coding sequence ATGGAAAGTGAAACTAACAGGAAACAACGGAAGATCATCCATATTGATATGGATGCATTTTATGCATCTGTAGAGCAGCGCGATCACCCGGAATATCGCGGAAAAGCCATTGCAGTAGGCGGCTCTCCCGAAGGAAGAGGAGGTGTGGTCGCTACCGCCAGCTATGAGGCGCGGAAGTTCGGTGTACGCTCCGCCATGCCCTCTAAAAGAGCATTACAGCTTTGTCCGGAGATCATTTTCGTCAGACCCAGGTTTGATGTGTACAAAGAGGCTTCCCGTAAAATACGGGAGATCTTTGCCCGCCATACGGATATGATTGAACCACTCTCACTTGACGAAGCTTTTCTCGACGTTACGGAAGACAAACAACAGATCGGCTCCGCCATTGAGATTGCCAAACTGATCAAACAGGCGATCAGGGACGAATTGCAGCTCACTGCATCAGCAGGTGTATCTGTCAATAAATTCGTAGCAAAAATAGCCTCAGACCTCAATAAACCTGATGGCCTTACGTTCATCGGGCCCTCTTCCATAGAGGCCTTTATGGAGAAACTGCCGGTAGAAAAATTCTTCGGTGTCGGTAAAGTGACGGCAGATAAGATGAAAAGAATGGGCCTGCATACCGGCGCTGACCTGAAAAGACTGTCAGAGCATGATCTTAAACAGCACTTTGGTAAACCCGGTGCGTTTTACTACAAAATAGTCAGAGGGATCGACGACCGCGAAGTACAACCACACCGTGAAACAAAATCCATGGGTGCGGAAGACACGTTCCCCTTCGATCTTACCAAAGCGGAAGAAATGTTTGCCGAGCTGGAAAAGATCACGCACACTGTCGTTGAAAGACTCAAGCGGTATGGTCTCAAAGGAAGGACCATTACCCTGAAGATCAAGTACAGCGATTTCAGACAGATCACCCGGAACCAATCCTACCCTTTCCCTGTCGGCGATTTTGAAAAGATACTGGACACAGCAAAACAGCTCCTGCTGGCCACAGAACCTGAAGATAAGCCTGTCAGGTTATTAGGCATCTCACTCTCTAACTTTGGAGATCTTATTCCGGTCACCGGCAAAACAGGGAATCCTGCCCAGCTATCCCTGTTCGATTTCAACGAATAG
- a CDS encoding sialidase family protein codes for MMKKYILTAMLVVTTLLAVNAQRKATLVSEQFIMNNPPVPAAHASTITELPDGDLLASWFGGSRESAPDVCIYTARFHAGKWAAPVQVASGVINDTARFAAWNPVLFTTAEGRILLFYKVGPNPREWWGMMISSTDNGYTWSAPERLPDNILGPIKNKPVQLADGTLLHPSSTESLDEKEWHIHVELSDSTGHHWKRVAIDCDTFGVIQPAALFHSGKRIQMLCRSRQNVIVQTWSADNGLTWSPLTRQAMLNPNSGIDAVTTSKGLQVLIYNPAVSGKDWWNGRNELRAAISKDGEHWKDVYELVKAPKGEFSYPAVIQTKDGLLHITYTYDRKNIRHVVLKLK; via the coding sequence ATGATGAAAAAGTACATACTTACGGCAATGCTGGTAGTGACCACACTACTGGCCGTAAACGCACAGCGTAAAGCAACCCTTGTCAGTGAACAGTTTATTATGAACAATCCGCCGGTACCCGCGGCGCATGCTTCTACCATTACTGAATTGCCAGACGGCGATCTGCTGGCCTCCTGGTTTGGCGGCAGCCGGGAAAGTGCTCCTGACGTCTGCATCTACACCGCCCGTTTTCATGCGGGCAAATGGGCCGCCCCTGTGCAGGTAGCCAGTGGCGTCATCAACGATACCGCCCGCTTTGCAGCCTGGAATCCTGTATTGTTCACAACAGCAGAAGGAAGAATATTACTGTTTTACAAAGTAGGTCCTAATCCAAGAGAATGGTGGGGCATGATGATCTCCAGTACGGACAACGGCTATACATGGTCTGCGCCGGAACGGCTGCCCGATAATATACTCGGTCCGATCAAGAATAAGCCGGTGCAACTGGCCGACGGCACTCTCTTACATCCTTCCAGCACCGAGAGCCTGGATGAGAAGGAATGGCATATCCATGTGGAATTGTCTGATAGCACCGGGCATCACTGGAAGCGTGTAGCAATAGATTGTGATACGTTTGGCGTAATACAGCCTGCTGCACTGTTTCATTCCGGTAAACGTATTCAGATGCTTTGCCGCAGCAGACAAAATGTGATCGTGCAAACCTGGTCAGCCGATAATGGCCTTACCTGGTCTCCACTGACCCGACAGGCCATGTTAAATCCTAATTCGGGTATCGATGCAGTGACGACCAGTAAAGGTCTGCAGGTGCTGATCTACAATCCCGCCGTATCGGGCAAAGACTGGTGGAACGGAAGGAATGAACTGAGGGCCGCTATCTCAAAAGACGGAGAACACTGGAAAGATGTATATGAACTGGTAAAAGCACCTAAAGGAGAATTTAGTTATCCGGCAGTCATACAAACAAAGGACGGTCTGTTGCACATCACATACACCTACGACAGAAAAAATATCAGGCATGTCGTACTGAAATTAAAATAA
- a CDS encoding DinB family protein, producing the protein MSLPEFWMRGPVPEVPALLQPVAHALLQAQEEIHTMLSGFPDALLWEQPVGVASVGFHLRHITGVLDRLFTYADQQSLSSVQLDYLAGEKTPRDVTVDTLLSALDEQISKAISKLKTTDESTLTAFRGVGRKQLPSTVIGLLFHAAEHTMRHTGQLLVTVKILQA; encoded by the coding sequence ATGTCTCTACCAGAATTCTGGATGCGGGGCCCTGTTCCTGAAGTCCCTGCGTTGTTGCAGCCTGTAGCACATGCGCTGTTACAGGCACAGGAAGAAATACATACCATGCTGAGTGGATTTCCGGATGCACTGTTGTGGGAGCAACCCGTGGGTGTGGCATCTGTTGGATTTCACCTGCGGCATATCACAGGAGTGCTCGACAGATTGTTCACCTATGCAGACCAGCAATCACTGTCATCAGTACAACTTGACTATCTGGCTGGAGAAAAAACACCTCGTGATGTGACAGTAGACACACTTCTATCTGCTTTGGATGAACAGATCAGTAAGGCGATCAGTAAACTAAAAACAACAGATGAAAGTACACTGACCGCATTTCGTGGTGTAGGAAGAAAACAGTTGCCTTCTACTGTGATCGGTTTATTATTTCATGCTGCGGAACATACCATGAGACATACCGGCCAGTTGCTCGTTACTGTTAAGATCTTACAGGCATAA